In the bacterium genome, GCGGATGAAGCCGAGGTTGAACGCCTTCTCGGTCTCGGTCAGCGTCTCGGCCAGCGAGTTCCTGAAGAGCGCGTCGATCGTCGCCGCCACGTGCGCGGCGTCGTCGGGGTTCTTCACGCCCACGAGGTACCAGCCGACGGTGTCGGCCGCGCCGGGCATGATCCGCTTGACGCCCTCGTTGAGGTAGTCCCAGTGGAACATCAGCGGCGACTCGTCCGCCGTCTTGTCGCGCCCGCGGAAGATGCCGCGGATGGTCATCGGCCAGTCGCCGGGGAAGATCGTCCCGCGCAGGACGATAGTCTGGCCGACCTTCCAGCCGAAGCGCTCGGCGGTCTTGCGGCCGACGAGGCAGGCCGTGCGCTCGCGGCGGAAGGCGGCCAGCTCCGCGTCGCCGACCACCATCTCCGGGTAGAGGTCGATGTAGCCCTCCGGCTCGACCGCGAAGCTCGGGAAGAAGTTCTTGGGGTCCTGGTAGACGCCGCCGAACCAGTTGCCCCACGACACGCGCGAGACGCCCTCGACCTGGCGGATGCGCGGCGCGTAGGACAGGGGCAGGGGCATGATCAGCGAGATCGCGTTGCGCGTGATCAGCCGCGCCGCCGAGGAGGCCTGCACGCCGGCGTACCAGGCGTCGATCACGGTGCGCAGCAGCCCGAAGGCGAGGATCGCGATCGCGATGGCCGCGACGGTCAGCGCGCTGCGCAGCGGGTGGCGCAGCGAGTTGCGCAGCAGGATCTTGAGGATGACCATGACAGGTCGATTCTAGCAAGGTTGATCTGGCATGATACAAAGGGTTCGGAGAGGAGGTGCGGCGATGAGCACCTGGGTGTTGCGGCTGATCGTGGTGAACGTGGGGGTCTACCTGCTCACGGCCGCCAACCATCGTCTCCTCGGCGCGCTGGCGTTCGTGCCCCGTCTCGCCCTCCTCGAGCCCTGGACGATCATCACCTACCAGTTCGCGCACGCGGGCCTCGGCCACCTGCTGTTCAACATGCTCGGCCTCTACTTCTTCGGCTCGCGGCTCGAGGAGCACCTCGGCGCCCGGCACTTCCTGGGGCTGTACTTCGTCAGCGGCGTCGCCGGGGGCCTGATGTCGTTCCTGAATTTCAACACGCCGATCGTCGGCGCCTCGGCGGCGATCTTCGGGGTCTTCTACGGCTTCGCGCGCTACTGGCCGCGCGAGCGGGTCTACATCTGGGGCGTCCTCCCCGTGGAGGCCCGGGTGCTCGTGGTGGTCATGACCGTCCTCGCGCTCTTCGGCGGCCTCGGCTTCGGCGGGGCCGGCATCGCCAACTTCGCGCACCTCGGGGGCTTCGTCGGCGGCTGGCTCTACCTGCGCTGGGTGGGATGGAGCTCGCCGGCGGCGCGCTTCCAGCGTCGCGTGGCCGCGCCCGCGGTGGGCGCCGGCGAACTCGCGCGCTGGCGGAGCGTGAACCGGGAGGCCATGCACCCCGTCAACCGCGCCGAGTTCGAGCGGGTCATGGCCAAGCTCGAGGGCCAAGGCCCGGGGAGCCTGACGGACGAGGAGCGCGCCTTCCTGCGGCGCTTCACGCCGGAGTAGCGGGGGCGCCGGCAAGAACCGGAGTTCGAACGGAGGAGGGCCCTGTGAAAAGCCATGGTCCGCGTCTTGTCGCGACGTTCGGCGCCATTCTGGGGGCCGTGCTGCTCACGGTTTCCTGGTGTGTGCCTCCGTCTGTGGCCGAGGTCGTTCTCGTGCCGTCGGGCCCGCCCCAGGAAGCGGACCAGGAACCGCAGCCGACTCCACAGCTCACGGATGCGATCAACGGCTTCGGTTTCGACTTGCTCAGAGTGGTCGCCGCCGAGGACGGCGCCAGGGGCAACGCGATCGTCTCTCCCGTCTCGGTCCATGCCGCGTTCTCGATGACCGCCAACGGCGCGACCGACGAGACGGAGACCCAGATGCGCGAGGCGCTGCACACCGCCTCGATGGATGCCGCGGACACGAACCGGCAATGGGCCGATCTGCTGGCAGGACTTGCCGGTCGCAGCTCCGAACAGACGCTCGACGTCGCGAATGCGCTGTGGGCCCGGCAGGGTATCGCGTTCAGGGCGCCCTTTCTCAACGCCGCCCGCGACTTCTTCGGCGCCCAGGTGTCCACGCTGGACTTCGAGAGGGATGACGCCGCGGGGGCCGTCAACGGCTGGGTGTCCGAGAAGACCCACGGCAGGATTGACCGGATTCTCGGCCAGGTCCCCCCGAACGCGATCCTCTATCTCACGAACGCCGCGTACTTCTACGGAGAGTGGCTGACACCGTTCAAGGACGCGGCCACGGGGCGGCAGGCATTCACGCGCGCAGACGGTTCGACGGTTGACGTCGAGATGATGAACGCGAGCCGACCCATGCCCTATGCCCAGAACGGTGCCCTGCAGGCGACCGTGTTGCCCTACGCGGGGGATGACGCCGCCTTCTACGTACTGTTGCCGAAGCTGGGCGAGACGGTTGATTCAGCTATCGCCAGCCTGGGAGAAACGGGTTTCTCGAGGCTTGTGCGGAGCATGCGGTCGGCGGAAGTCGACCTGGGGCTGCCGAAGCTGGATGCAGACTTCGCCGTGGAACTCAGTGGGCCACTGGAATCGCTCGGCATGTCGCGGGCATTCGACGGGGAGCAGGCCCAGTTCTCGGGCATGGCGAGTCTCGGCGTGCCGATCTCCATCAACCGCGTGATTCACAGGACGAGGGTCAAGGTCGACGAGAAGGGGACGGAGGCGGCTGCGGCGACCGTGGCAGAGATCGGCGTCACTGCGTCGCGAGACGCACCACCGCGCATTCGCATCATCTGCGATCGCCCCTACGTGTTCGCCGTCGTCGACGTGAAGAGCGGGGCCATGCTGTTCCTGGGCGCTGTCAACGATCCGCGGAAGTAGCTGTGCCGCAGCGCGCCGCCTCCTGGTATTGCAGCTGAGCCCGGAGCCTACTCGAGATACTTCCTGAGGTGCTCGATGGTCGCGGGCCAGGCCTTGAGCGCGGCGGCCAGGTTCGCGCCGTCGCGCAGGTCCTGCGCGCGCAGAAAGCCGTGGCCTGCGCCCGGGAAGGTGAGGGCGGTGAAGGGTTTCCCCAACTCCTGCATCTTCGCGGCCGCCGGCCCGACCGTGGTCGTGACCCGTGCGTCGTCCTCGCCGTAGAGTCCGAGCACCGGCGCCCGTATCGCGGCGAGGGCGGCGGCTTCCGGCGACGTCCCGTAGTAGACGACCGCCGCGCCCAGCTCGGGCTGCGCGGTTGCGTAGGCGAAGCTCTGCGTCCCGCCCCAGCAGAAGCCGACCGTCGCGAACTTCCCGGTCGCGGCAGCCAGCCCGCGGCCGTAGCGGGCGGCGGCGTCGAGACGGGCCGTCACGTCGGCCGGCGTGAGGTCGCGGACGGCCTTGACCACGTCGTCGCGGCTCGGGAACTTCTCGGTGCCCCCGCCCCCGGGACCCCTTCCCGTGAGCATGTCGGGCGCAATCGCGATGAAGCCGTCGGCGGCCAGCCGGTCCGCGACGGCGCGGATCCAGTCCGTCAGGCCGTAGATCTCGTGGATGACCACGACGACGGGCGCCTTGTCCCTGCGCTCGGGGTAGGCCACGAACGCAGTGAGCTTTCCGGCGTCACCGGCGAGGGCGATGTCGACCCACTCGTGGTGTCGGGGCGAAGCGTCGAGCGCGGCCTTTGCGCCGGCCTCGCCGGGCGGAATCGCCGGCGCGGGCCCCGCAGCGGCCACGGCGGAGGCGATGGACAGGGTCGTCGCCAGCGCCGCGAGGAGGACCGGCAGCGTGTCCATGGAGCAAAGATAGGCGGAGAAGGTCCTCCGTGCCAGCGCGGGGGCGCCTGCTTGTGGCGACGCCAGCCTTCGAGTAGCTTCTTTCGCATGAGCTTCGGGACAAGGCGCATCCCGTGAAGGTCCGCGAGTTTGTCCGCGAGATCGAGGCGGCCGGCTGGGTGCACGTGCGCACGAAGGGCGACCACCGGCAGTACAAGCACCACGGGCTCGTCGGGCTGGTCACGGTGACGGGGCACCCGAACAACGACATCCCGCCGGGGACCCTGAGCGCTATAATGAAGCACGCCGGACTCAAGCACCCGGAGGCGCCATGAAGTACACGGTCATCGTCGAGAAGTGCGAGACGGGCTACGGGGCCTTCGTGCCCGACCTGCCGGGCTGCGTCGCCACGGCGGCAACGCGCGAGGAAGTCCTGCGGCTGGTCAAGGAAGCCATCGAGTGCCACATCGAGGGGCTGTGCCGCTCGGGCTGCCCCGTCCCGCCGCCGTCGTGCGAGAGCGCGGAGGTCGACGTCACCCCGCCGAGCCCCTCGTAGCTCCTGGGGACGGGTCCGGACCCGCCCCGGCGGCCGTCAGGCGCCGTTGTCCATCACGCCCTTTTCCAGGTGCCGGACGCGGCCGGCCCGCTCTGCTGCGCGCGGGTCGTGCGTGACCATCACCACCGTCTTGCCGAAGTCGCGCACCAGCCCCCCCATGAGGTCGAGGATCTCGGCGGCCGACGCGCGGTCGAGGTCGCCGGTGGGCTCGTCGGCGACGATGACCACCGGGTCGGTCACCACGGCGCGCGCGATCGCGACGCGCTGCTGCTGGCCGCCGGAGAGCTGCCCGGGGCGGTGGTCCATGCGGTCGGCGAGCCCGACGAGCCGCAGGACCGCCTCCGCGTGCTCGCGCCGCTCGCGGCCGGACAGGTGCGTCAGGTGCAGCGGCAGCGCCACGTTCTCCAGCGCCGAGAGCACCGGGATCAGGTTGTAGAACTGGAAGACGAAGCCGACGTTCGCCGCGCGCCAGCGGGCCAGGTCGGCGTCGCCCAGGCCGGTGATCTCGACGCCGCCGACGCTGATTGATCCCGCGTCGGCGCGGTCGATGCCGGCGATCAGGTTCAGCAGCGTGCTCTTGCCCGAGCCGCTCGGGCCCATCAGGGCGAGGAACTCCTTCGCGGCGATGTCGAGGTCGATCCCCTCGAGCACCGGGATGCGCTGGCCGCCGCGCCGGTAGGACTTGGAGACGCCGCGGACCCGGATGAGGGGGTCGGCGGCTGCAGCGGTCGCGGCCGGCGCCGCGGCGGGGTCGGCCGCCATCACTGCTCGGCGACGGTGACCTTGTCGCCGTCCCGCAGCCGCGCCGGCGGGTCGAGGATCGCGCGCTCGCCGCCGGCGAGCCCGGAGCGGATTTCCACCATGTCGCCGAGCTTCGGCCCCGGGGTGACCGTCACGGCCGCCGCGCGCCCGTCCCTGACCACGAACACCACGCTGCCGCCGCCGCGCTGCGCCACCGCCTTCGGGCTCACCGCGACCCGCGGCGCGGTCTCGCCGCCGGCGACGGGCCGCTCGAGGAAGGCGACCTTCGCGCTCATCTCCGGCAGGATGCGCGGGTCGAGCGCGGTCAGCCGCACCTTGGCCAGCACGGTCCCCTTGGCGCGGTCGGCGGTGGGCACGATCATGTGGACGACGCCGGGGAAGCGCGCGTCGGGGATCGAGTCGAGCTGCACCTCGCAGGGCTGGCCCACGCGGACCTTGGGCAGGCTGGTCTCGGAGACGTCGGCCTCGATGAGCAGCGATGTGGGGTCGGCCATCGTGACCACCGCGGCGCGCGCGTCGGTCGAGGCGCCGATGGGCGTCACCATGTCGCCGACGTCGGCGTTCTTCGTCAGCACCACCCCGTCGAAGGGGGCGCGGATCTCGGCGTAGCCGGCGTTGACCTCCGCGCCGCCGAGGCCCGCCTTGGCGGACTCCACCGAGTGCCCGGCGGCGGCCAGCGCGCTCTCGGCAGCCGCGAGCGAGTCCGCGGCCGAGCGCAGCGCGCTGTCGGCGGCCTCGACGGTGTGCCGCGCCGCCGCGACGCCGGCCTGGGCCTTGCGCCAGCGCGTCTCCGCGACGTCGAAGTCGACTTTCGCGGTCATTCCCCCGTTGAAGAGCTTGCGCTGGCGCTCGAGGGCGATCGTGGCGTCGTCGAGCTCCGCCTGCGCCTGGTCGAGGCCGGCCACCGCCCCCGCGCGCTGCGCCTGGGCGCTGACCTGCGCGGCCGCGGCGACGTCCCGCTGGGCGCGCGCCGTCTCGCGGTTGGAGCGGGCGACGGCGACCCCGGCGCGCGCCTGCTGCTCCGTCGCGCGCAGGTCGTCGCTCTCCAGGCGCGCGATCACCTGGCCCTCCTTCACGACGCTCCCCTCCTCGACGCCGAGCCAGACCAGGCGCCCGGAGGTCTTGGAGGCGACGGCGGCCTTGCGCTGGGCGACGACGTACCCGCTGGCGTTGAGCGCCGTGAAGGTCTGCGAGGGGTAGACGCGGCTGACGGTGATGACGGCGACGCGCGGCACCGGATGCGTCAGCCGGTAGGCGATCGCGGCGACGGCTGCCACGGCGATCGCGGCGGCGACCCAGCGCCAGGCGCGCGAGCGGCGGCCGCGCGCGGACTCGGCGCCGCGGTCGATCTTCAGCTTCGCGAGATCGTC is a window encoding:
- a CDS encoding FtsX-like permease family protein, with protein sequence MVILKILLRNSLRHPLRSALTVAAIAIAILAFGLLRTVIDAWYAGVQASSAARLITRNAISLIMPLPLSYAPRIRQVEGVSRVSWGNWFGGVYQDPKNFFPSFAVEPEGYIDLYPEMVVGDAELAAFRRERTACLVGRKTAERFGWKVGQTIVLRGTIFPGDWPMTIRGIFRGRDKTADESPLMFHWDYLNEGVKRIMPGAADTVGWYLVGVKNPDDAAHVAATIDALFRNSLAETLTETEKAFNLGFIRMTEAILTVIRLVSFAIIAIIMVVAANTMAMTARERMGEYATFKALGFGGFAIGVLVWGESLTLTAAGGALGMALTYPAAGYFSLKLGQFFPVFNVSHTTLALDVAAIVIVGVAASILPTWRAANVNVVEGFRHLG
- a CDS encoding rhomboid family intramembrane serine protease, which produces MSTWVLRLIVVNVGVYLLTAANHRLLGALAFVPRLALLEPWTIITYQFAHAGLGHLLFNMLGLYFFGSRLEEHLGARHFLGLYFVSGVAGGLMSFLNFNTPIVGASAAIFGVFYGFARYWPRERVYIWGVLPVEARVLVVVMTVLALFGGLGFGGAGIANFAHLGGFVGGWLYLRWVGWSSPAARFQRRVAAPAVGAGELARWRSVNREAMHPVNRAEFERVMAKLEGQGPGSLTDEERAFLRRFTPE
- a CDS encoding serpin family protein, with translation MKSHGPRLVATFGAILGAVLLTVSWCVPPSVAEVVLVPSGPPQEADQEPQPTPQLTDAINGFGFDLLRVVAAEDGARGNAIVSPVSVHAAFSMTANGATDETETQMREALHTASMDAADTNRQWADLLAGLAGRSSEQTLDVANALWARQGIAFRAPFLNAARDFFGAQVSTLDFERDDAAGAVNGWVSEKTHGRIDRILGQVPPNAILYLTNAAYFYGEWLTPFKDAATGRQAFTRADGSTVDVEMMNASRPMPYAQNGALQATVLPYAGDDAAFYVLLPKLGETVDSAIASLGETGFSRLVRSMRSAEVDLGLPKLDADFAVELSGPLESLGMSRAFDGEQAQFSGMASLGVPISINRVIHRTRVKVDEKGTEAAAATVAEIGVTASRDAPPRIRIICDRPYVFAVVDVKSGAMLFLGAVNDPRK
- a CDS encoding dienelactone hydrolase family protein, whose product is MDTLPVLLAALATTLSIASAVAAAGPAPAIPPGEAGAKAALDASPRHHEWVDIALAGDAGKLTAFVAYPERRDKAPVVVVIHEIYGLTDWIRAVADRLAADGFIAIAPDMLTGRGPGGGGTEKFPSRDDVVKAVRDLTPADVTARLDAAARYGRGLAAATGKFATVGFCWGGTQSFAYATAQPELGAAVVYYGTSPEAAALAAIRAPVLGLYGEDDARVTTTVGPAAAKMQELGKPFTALTFPGAGHGFLRAQDLRDGANLAAALKAWPATIEHLRKYLE
- a CDS encoding type II toxin-antitoxin system HicA family toxin, yielding MKVREFVREIEAAGWVHVRTKGDHRQYKHHGLVGLVTVTGHPNNDIPPGTLSAIMKHAGLKHPEAP
- a CDS encoding type II toxin-antitoxin system HicB family antitoxin — translated: MKYTVIVEKCETGYGAFVPDLPGCVATAATREEVLRLVKEAIECHIEGLCRSGCPVPPPSCESAEVDVTPPSPS
- a CDS encoding ABC transporter ATP-binding protein, with the translated sequence MAADPAAAPAATAAAADPLIRVRGVSKSYRRGGQRIPVLEGIDLDIAAKEFLALMGPSGSGKSTLLNLIAGIDRADAGSISVGGVEITGLGDADLARWRAANVGFVFQFYNLIPVLSALENVALPLHLTHLSGRERREHAEAVLRLVGLADRMDHRPGQLSGGQQQRVAIARAVVTDPVVIVADEPTGDLDRASAAEILDLMGGLVRDFGKTVVMVTHDPRAAERAGRVRHLEKGVMDNGA
- a CDS encoding efflux RND transporter periplasmic adaptor subunit, whose product is MPNDDLAKLKIDRGAESARGRRSRAWRWVAAAIAVAAVAAIAYRLTHPVPRVAVITVSRVYPSQTFTALNASGYVVAQRKAAVASKTSGRLVWLGVEEGSVVKEGQVIARLESDDLRATEQQARAGVAVARSNRETARAQRDVAAAAQVSAQAQRAGAVAGLDQAQAELDDATIALERQRKLFNGGMTAKVDFDVAETRWRKAQAGVAAARHTVEAADSALRSAADSLAAAESALAAAGHSVESAKAGLGGAEVNAGYAEIRAPFDGVVLTKNADVGDMVTPIGASTDARAAVVTMADPTSLLIEADVSETSLPKVRVGQPCEVQLDSIPDARFPGVVHMIVPTADRAKGTVLAKVRLTALDPRILPEMSAKVAFLERPVAGGETAPRVAVSPKAVAQRGGGSVVFVVRDGRAAAVTVTPGPKLGDMVEIRSGLAGGERAILDPPARLRDGDKVTVAEQ